In a single window of the Caldicoprobacter guelmensis genome:
- a CDS encoding ferritin-like domain-containing protein translates to MELTNKEKILLEDQLKTEYMCMNKYRAYAAQAVDPEIKYLFDMVAKQEEQHANTIKMLLQQGGFNPPKQQ, encoded by the coding sequence ATGGAACTTACAAACAAAGAAAAGATATTATTAGAAGACCAGCTCAAAACCGAATACATGTGCATGAACAAATACAGGGCATATGCTGCACAGGCAGTAGACCCGGAAATTAAATACCTTTTTGATATGGTAGCAAAACAAGAGGAACAGCATGCAAATACCATAAAAATGCTACTTCAACAAGGTGGTTTCAACCCGCCAAAACAGCAATAA
- a CDS encoding spore coat protein — protein MSQNQLTERDMLYDSIMTEKYVSDAYNTTVMESVNQNIIEALQHIQQEEQEHAKLFFEAMHHRGWYTVEAAHPSQAAKQEVDQQISSQMQSRRQQLEQKIQNQG, from the coding sequence ATGTCTCAAAATCAATTGACTGAAAGAGACATGCTCTACGATTCCATAATGACCGAAAAATACGTCTCAGACGCTTACAACACTACTGTTATGGAATCGGTCAACCAAAATATAATTGAAGCCCTACAGCACATTCAACAAGAAGAGCAGGAACACGCAAAGCTGTTTTTTGAAGCCATGCACCACCGCGGCTGGTACACCGTTGAAGCCGCCCATCCCAGCCAGGCCGCCAAACAAGAAGTTGACCAGCAGATTTCAAGCCAGATGCAAAGCAGGCGCCAGCAGCTGGAACAAAAGATACAAAATCAAGGATAA
- a CDS encoding undecaprenyldiphospho-muramoylpentapeptide beta-N-acetylglucosaminyltransferase: MKRIVLTGGGTAGHVTPNIALIPELKRQGWEIHYIGTKNGIEYSLISKHSDVIYHAVQSGKLRRYLDIKNFTDPFKVAYGIGQSLHIIQKIKPNVIFSKGGFVSVPVVIGGWVNRIPVIVHESDITPGLANKIASLFAQVICTTFPETVSEFKGNKAVYTGTPIRKELFQGNIETGRKLCGFTQEKPVIMVMGGSSGSLAINNCLRKIVKKLLTRFQIVHICGRGNIDPSFAGIPGYVQFEYLDKELPHIMALADIVVSRAGSNSIHEFLALKKPCLLIPLPLGASRGDQILNAKSFEKKGYSKVLLQEDMTEDSLYLSILDLYNKRHQYIKAMSTEDHTSGTKNVLEVINKYA, translated from the coding sequence ATGAAAAGAATAGTACTAACCGGCGGGGGCACGGCAGGACACGTGACCCCCAATATAGCACTTATTCCGGAACTTAAACGCCAAGGCTGGGAAATTCATTATATAGGCACAAAAAACGGGATAGAGTACAGCCTCATCTCAAAACATAGCGACGTTATATACCATGCCGTGCAATCAGGCAAACTAAGGCGGTATCTAGACATCAAGAACTTTACTGACCCTTTTAAAGTGGCATACGGCATAGGCCAATCATTGCATATAATACAAAAGATAAAACCTAATGTCATATTCTCAAAAGGAGGATTTGTATCCGTCCCAGTTGTAATAGGCGGGTGGGTAAACCGTATCCCAGTCATAGTACATGAATCAGATATCACTCCTGGCCTGGCCAATAAAATAGCCTCTTTATTCGCACAGGTTATCTGCACTACCTTTCCTGAAACTGTATCCGAATTTAAAGGAAACAAGGCTGTATATACCGGCACTCCGATACGCAAAGAACTGTTTCAGGGTAATATTGAAACCGGCAGGAAATTATGCGGTTTTACACAGGAAAAGCCGGTAATAATGGTAATGGGAGGTAGTTCGGGGTCACTAGCCATAAATAACTGTTTACGAAAAATAGTCAAAAAGCTTCTAACCCGTTTTCAAATAGTACACATATGTGGTAGGGGAAATATAGATCCAAGTTTTGCAGGTATTCCGGGATATGTCCAATTTGAATACCTGGATAAAGAGTTACCTCATATCATGGCGCTGGCCGATATAGTGGTATCACGAGCCGGATCCAATTCCATCCACGAATTTTTAGCTCTTAAAAAACCCTGCCTCTTGATCCCGTTGCCATTGGGAGCCAGCCGTGGGGATCAAATATTGAATGCCAAATCATTTGAAAAAAAGGGTTACAGCAAGGTTCTCCTACAAGAAGACATGACCGAAGATTCACTATACCTCTCCATTTTAGACCTTTACAACAAGCGCCATCAATATATAAAAGCCATGTCTACCGAAGATCATACATCCGGTACTAAAAATGTCCTAGAGGTCATCAACAAATATGCATAA